The following are from one region of the Polaribacter marinaquae genome:
- the tpiA gene encoding triose-phosphate isomerase, translating to MRTKIVAGNWKLNNNKEESKSLIKSLKKAIKNLPLENTRVIVAPTFVNLSSSVKAAKKSVIEVVAQNMHQAKNGAFTGEVSADMLKAIGVETVILGHSERRTYFNETDAALAEKVDAVLENGMETIFCFGELLEDRKSDNHFKVVESQLSNALFHLEAKDWGSIILAYEPVWAIGTGETASPEQAQEMHAFIRSIIEKKYTKEVADSVSILYGGSVKPANAEEIFSKPDVDGGLIGGAALKVEDFTGIINAI from the coding sequence ATGAGAACAAAGATTGTTGCAGGAAATTGGAAGTTGAATAACAATAAAGAAGAAAGTAAAAGTTTAATAAAATCATTAAAAAAAGCGATTAAAAATTTACCGTTAGAAAATACACGTGTAATAGTAGCGCCTACTTTTGTAAACTTATCATCTTCTGTTAAAGCGGCAAAAAAATCTGTGATAGAAGTAGTTGCTCAAAATATGCATCAGGCTAAAAATGGTGCCTTTACAGGTGAGGTTTCTGCAGATATGTTAAAAGCTATCGGAGTAGAAACTGTAATTTTAGGTCATTCTGAAAGAAGAACTTATTTTAATGAAACTGATGCTGCATTGGCAGAAAAAGTAGATGCGGTTTTAGAAAACGGTATGGAAACAATTTTTTGCTTCGGCGAATTGTTAGAAGATAGAAAGTCAGATAATCATTTTAAAGTAGTAGAAAGCCAGCTTTCTAACGCTTTATTTCATTTAGAAGCAAAAGATTGGGGTAGCATAATTTTAGCTTACGAACCAGTTTGGGCAATAGGTACAGGTGAAACTGCAAGTCCAGAACAAGCACAAGAAATGCACGCTTTTATTAGAAGTATTATAGAGAAAAAGTATACTAAAGAAGTAGCAGATAGTGTTTCTATTTTATATGGCGGAAGTGTGAAACCTGCAAATGCTGAAGAAATTTTCTCTAAACCAGATGTAGACGGAGGATTAATAGGAGGAGCAGCTTTAAAAGTAGAAGATTTTACAGGAATTATTAATGCTATCTAA
- a CDS encoding calcium/sodium antiporter, with protein MSIFYVIIGLVMLVVGGEFLVKSSIGLSFKLNISKMVIGMTVVSFATSAPELLVSLQAALDGSPAIAINNVIGSNIANIGLVLGITAIIGPIAVDKGFYKLNWPVMMVFSLVLYYFLKNDNILTTAEGIILLIGLTIFLFVLIRNARKEDVSLEDVDEALESIGYGKIFIWLLIGAIALYYGSEFLVDGAKDIAKNMGVSEGVISITMIAIGTSVPELAASVIAAVKGEKAISLGNLIGSNIFNIASVLGVTSLVKNIYVTEDQILSRDIFWMLGFAAVLIPLVFLPKKYVLSRFKGIFLFIAYVLFIYLVL; from the coding sequence ATGAGTATTTTTTATGTAATTATTGGTTTAGTTATGTTGGTTGTTGGTGGTGAGTTTTTAGTAAAATCTTCTATAGGTTTGTCATTTAAACTAAATATATCTAAAATGGTTATTGGTATGACGGTAGTTTCTTTTGCTACTTCTGCACCAGAGTTACTTGTAAGTTTACAAGCTGCTTTAGATGGCTCTCCGGCAATTGCTATAAATAATGTTATTGGTTCTAACATTGCAAATATTGGTTTGGTTTTAGGTATTACAGCGATTATTGGGCCAATAGCTGTAGATAAAGGGTTTTATAAATTGAATTGGCCGGTTATGATGGTGTTTTCTTTGGTTCTTTATTATTTCTTAAAAAACGACAATATTTTAACTACAGCAGAAGGAATTATTTTATTAATAGGTTTAACTATTTTCTTATTTGTTTTAATAAGGAATGCACGTAAAGAAGATGTTTCTTTAGAGGATGTTGATGAAGCTTTGGAGTCAATTGGTTACGGCAAAATTTTTATTTGGTTGTTAATTGGAGCTATTGCACTTTATTATGGATCTGAATTTCTAGTTGACGGAGCCAAGGATATTGCTAAAAACATGGGGGTAAGTGAAGGAGTGATATCAATAACAATGATTGCGATAGGAACTAGTGTACCAGAATTGGCTGCATCTGTAATAGCGGCTGTTAAAGGAGAAAAAGCAATATCTCTAGGGAATTTAATTGGTTCTAATATATTTAATATAGCATCTGTACTAGGTGTAACATCTTTAGTAAAAAACATCTATGTTACAGAAGATCAAATTTTGTCAAGAGATATCTTTTGGATGCTAGGTTTTGCCGCTGTTTTAATTCCTTTAGTGTTTCTGCCTAAAAAGTATGTTTTAAGTAGGTTTAAAGGTATATTTCTATTTATTGCTTATGTACTATTTATCTATTTAGTTCTTTAA
- a CDS encoding DUF2007 domain-containing protein produces MKTEHVTIFSGSFIIVKGLQNRLDSINIGSIIKDRVESARLGGFGEHRTAVELLILKSDIEKAQTIIDTYAKEINS; encoded by the coding sequence ATGAAAACAGAACATGTAACAATATTCTCTGGTTCTTTTATTATTGTAAAAGGACTACAAAACAGATTAGACAGCATCAACATAGGGTCAATAATTAAAGATAGAGTAGAATCTGCCAGATTAGGTGGCTTTGGAGAACATAGAACAGCTGTTGAACTACTTATCTTAAAATCTGATATTGAAAAAGCCCAAACTATTATAGATACGTATGCTAAAGAAATAAATTCGTAA
- a CDS encoding TlpA disulfide reductase family protein: MKKILLILVVIISSCNLEKPTEFSNLALEEVVFDLNGSQKTFKSVLNQYKGKKIVIDVWASWCSDCLKGLPSVKNLQKEYPDVVFLFLSVDKSQTAWKNGIKRFQINGEHYNLPKGMNNGDFVDFIDLSWIPRYLVVDEKGGILLFNATRASDRAIVDALNKAI, translated from the coding sequence ATGAAAAAAATCTTATTAATTTTAGTAGTAATCATTTCTAGTTGTAATTTAGAAAAGCCAACCGAATTTTCAAATTTAGCTTTAGAAGAAGTTGTTTTTGATTTAAATGGATCTCAAAAAACATTTAAAAGTGTTTTAAATCAATATAAAGGTAAGAAAATTGTAATAGATGTTTGGGCCTCTTGGTGTTCAGATTGTTTAAAGGGTTTGCCAAGTGTTAAGAATCTTCAAAAAGAATATCCAGATGTAGTTTTTTTGTTTTTATCTGTGGATAAAAGTCAAACGGCATGGAAAAATGGAATTAAAAGATTTCAAATTAATGGAGAACATTATAATTTACCTAAAGGAATGAACAACGGCGACTTTGTGGATTTTATAGACCTTAGTTGGATTCCTAGGTATTTAGTTGTTGATGAAAAAGGAGGAATCTTACTGTTTAATGCAACAAGGGCTTCAGATAGAGCTATTGTAGATGCTCTAAATAAAGCTATATAA
- a CDS encoding SsrA-binding protein, with protein sequence MKKRVFKFLAKINKLFLPSYTKRGLDLSKATKLQMAIIGWRAFVTQNSLE encoded by the coding sequence ATGAAAAAACGAGTATTTAAATTTCTTGCAAAAATTAATAAACTTTTTCTACCTTCTTATACTAAAAGAGGTTTAGATCTCTCTAAAGCTACAAAACTGCAAATGGCTATCATTGGTTGGCGAGCTTTTGTAACACAGAACTCATTAGAATAA
- a CDS encoding ATP-dependent Clp protease adaptor ClpS, whose product MSTKEKNQEEVDVLEQEVFQHEIVLHNDDVNTFDHVIDSLVSVCDHTVEQAEQCATLVHYKGKCTVKSGEFKDLEPRCSKLLQLGLSAELI is encoded by the coding sequence ATGAGCACAAAAGAAAAAAATCAAGAAGAGGTAGACGTATTAGAGCAGGAAGTTTTTCAGCACGAAATAGTTTTGCATAATGATGATGTGAACACTTTTGATCATGTAATAGATTCTTTAGTAAGTGTTTGTGATCATACAGTAGAGCAAGCAGAACAATGTGCAACTTTAGTGCATTATAAAGGTAAGTGTACTGTAAAATCTGGTGAATTTAAAGATTTAGAGCCAAGATGCTCTAAATTATTACAATTGGGTTTATCAGCAGAATTAATATAA
- the pyrF gene encoding orotidine-5'-phosphate decarboxylase — translation MTTQELVAQIRKKKSFLCIGLDVDLNKIPEHLLKEEDPIFEFNKAIIDATHHLCVAYKPNTAFYEAYGLKGWKSLEKTISYLNKKYPEIYTIADAKRGDIGNTSTMYAKAFFEDLAFDSVTVAPYMGKDSVEPFLAFENKHTIMLALTSNEGAFDFQTKKIDDLEVYKHVLETSKNWQNSQNLMYVVGATKAEYFKEIRKIVPNSFLLVPGVGAQGGNLEDVCKYGLSENIGLLINSSRGIIYASKDVNFANEAAKKAEELQVKMATLI, via the coding sequence ATGACAACACAAGAATTAGTAGCTCAAATTAGAAAGAAAAAATCGTTTTTATGTATCGGATTAGATGTAGATCTAAACAAAATTCCGGAACATTTGCTTAAAGAAGAAGATCCTATTTTCGAATTTAATAAAGCAATAATTGACGCTACACACCATTTATGTGTTGCCTATAAACCAAATACCGCTTTTTATGAAGCTTATGGTTTAAAAGGATGGAAATCTTTAGAAAAAACAATTAGCTACTTAAATAAAAAGTATCCAGAAATTTATACAATTGCAGATGCAAAACGTGGTGATATTGGAAACACCTCTACAATGTACGCAAAAGCTTTTTTTGAAGATTTAGCATTTGACTCTGTAACTGTTGCGCCATATATGGGTAAAGATTCCGTAGAACCTTTTTTAGCTTTTGAAAACAAACACACCATTATGTTGGCATTAACTTCTAATGAAGGTGCTTTTGATTTTCAAACAAAAAAAATTGATGATTTAGAAGTCTATAAACACGTATTAGAAACTTCTAAAAACTGGCAAAACTCTCAAAATCTAATGTATGTTGTTGGAGCAACAAAAGCCGAATATTTTAAAGAAATTAGAAAAATAGTACCAAATTCTTTTTTACTTGTGCCAGGTGTTGGTGCACAAGGCGGTAATTTAGAGGATGTGTGTAAGTATGGTTTATCAGAAAACATCGGACTTTTAATAAATTCTTCTAGAGGAATTATATATGCTTCTAAAGATGTAAACTTTGCCAATGAAGCTGCTAAAAAAGCCGAAGAACTTCAGGTTAAAATGGCTACTTTAATATAA
- the prfA gene encoding peptide chain release factor 1 has product MLDKLRIVKQRYDEVSDLIIQPEIIMDQKRYAQLMKEYKDLGDVVKKGDEYQTLTNNIEEAKEILADGSDAEMNEMAKMEIEEANVRIPQLEEEIKILLIPKDPEDSKNAVVELRAGTGGDEASIFAGDLFRMYSKYCESKGWKVSTVDYSEGTNGGFKEIQFEVSGNDVYGTLKFEAGVHRVQRVPQTETQGRVHTSAATCMVFPEAEEFDVEINPKDVRIDFFCSSGPGGQSVNTTYSAVRLTHIPTGLVAQCQDQKSQHKNKEKAFKVLRSRLYDMELEKKNAEDALKRGSMVSSGDRSAKIRTYNYAQGRVTDHRIGLSLYDLPNIVNGDIQKIIDELMLAENTEKLKSLNDGI; this is encoded by the coding sequence ATGTTAGATAAATTAAGAATTGTTAAGCAACGTTATGATGAGGTTTCTGATTTGATTATTCAGCCAGAAATTATCATGGATCAAAAGCGTTACGCGCAATTAATGAAAGAATATAAAGATTTAGGTGATGTGGTTAAAAAGGGTGATGAATATCAAACTTTAACAAACAACATCGAAGAAGCTAAAGAAATTTTAGCCGACGGTTCTGATGCAGAGATGAACGAAATGGCAAAGATGGAAATTGAAGAAGCTAATGTTAGAATTCCTCAATTAGAAGAGGAAATTAAAATATTATTAATACCAAAAGACCCTGAAGATTCTAAAAATGCGGTTGTAGAATTACGTGCAGGAACTGGTGGAGATGAAGCAAGTATTTTTGCAGGAGATTTATTTAGAATGTATTCTAAATATTGCGAAAGTAAAGGTTGGAAAGTTTCTACTGTAGATTATTCTGAAGGAACAAATGGTGGTTTTAAAGAAATTCAGTTTGAGGTTTCTGGTAATGATGTATATGGTACTTTAAAATTTGAAGCGGGTGTACATCGTGTACAAAGAGTTCCGCAAACAGAAACTCAAGGTAGAGTACATACATCTGCAGCAACATGTATGGTTTTTCCTGAAGCAGAAGAATTTGATGTAGAAATTAATCCGAAAGATGTAAGAATAGACTTTTTCTGTTCTTCTGGTCCTGGTGGGCAATCTGTTAACACTACATATTCTGCAGTGCGTTTAACACACATTCCTACAGGTTTAGTGGCGCAATGTCAAGATCAAAAATCGCAACATAAAAATAAAGAAAAAGCATTTAAAGTTTTACGTTCTAGATTGTATGATATGGAGCTAGAAAAGAAAAATGCAGAAGATGCGTTAAAACGTGGTTCTATGGTTTCTTCTGGAGATAGAAGTGCGAAAATTAGAACGTATAATTATGCACAAGGTAGAGTTACAGATCATAGAATTGGTTTGTCTTTATATGATTTACCAAATATTGTAAACGGTGATATTCAGAAAATAATTGACGAATTAATGCTTGCTGAAAATACAGAAAAGCTAAAGAGTTTAAATGACGGAATTTAA
- a CDS encoding glutamine synthetase III, which produces MSIIRFNALQETLRRKPIKVQQSEKRSTLFGQNVFNKYAMQQYLTRSAYESVMNAIEHGTRIDRKIADQVAVSMKDWAMSKGATHYTHWFQPLTGATAEKHDAFFESINGSLAMEKFDGEQLVQQEPDASSFPTGGIRNTFEARGYTAWDPTSPAFIYERTLCIPTIFVAYTGEALDNKTPLLRALQAIDTHATAVCKYFDKTISKVNATLGWEQEFFLVDNALALSRPDIQLTGRTLLGHFSAKGQQLDDHYFGIIPVRVMSFMQDLEEECMLLGIPVKTRHNEVAPNQFEVAPIFEEANLAVDHNSLLMDVMQKVAKRHNFRVLFHEKPFAGINGSGKHNNWSLSLDNGTNLLSPGKTPMKNLQFLTFFVNTIKAVYEYEELLRASVVSAGNDFRLGASEAPPPIISVFIGNQLSAVLDELENVTKGKLSPQEKTDLKLNIIGKIPEILLDNTDRNRTSPFAFTGNKFEFRAVGSSANCAGPMTVLNTIVAKQLKEFKIEVDKLIETKSLKKDEAVFNVLREYIKESKKIRFDGDGYGDAWEKEAVKRGLSNNKNTPEALKIITSDKVVSLYEEMDVMSKVEVEARYEIKLEEYTKRMQIESRVLADVARNHVVPTAIIYQNTLLENTKNLKEIFGDEFKKIAKEQVELIMVISNHITEINALVIKMEEQRSKANKQNGLKSAQQYCNKVKPFFEEIRFHCDQLETMVDDNIWPLTKYRELLFTR; this is translated from the coding sequence ATGTCAATTATTAGGTTCAATGCTTTACAGGAAACTTTAAGAAGAAAACCGATTAAAGTACAACAAAGTGAAAAAAGATCTACTCTTTTCGGACAGAATGTGTTTAATAAATATGCTATGCAACAGTATCTTACACGTTCCGCTTATGAAAGTGTAATGAATGCTATTGAGCATGGTACAAGAATAGATAGAAAAATTGCAGATCAGGTTGCAGTTAGCATGAAAGATTGGGCCATGTCTAAAGGTGCTACTCATTATACACATTGGTTTCAGCCATTAACCGGTGCAACTGCAGAAAAGCATGACGCTTTTTTCGAGTCTATAAATGGTAGTTTGGCAATGGAAAAGTTTGACGGAGAACAATTGGTGCAACAAGAACCAGATGCTTCTAGTTTTCCTACAGGCGGTATAAGAAATACTTTTGAAGCAAGAGGTTATACTGCTTGGGATCCTACATCGCCTGCTTTTATTTACGAAAGAACATTATGTATACCTACTATTTTTGTTGCTTATACAGGTGAAGCTTTAGATAATAAAACTCCACTTTTAAGAGCTTTACAAGCCATCGATACGCACGCTACAGCTGTTTGTAAATATTTTGATAAAACAATTAGCAAGGTAAATGCAACCTTAGGTTGGGAGCAAGAATTTTTCTTAGTTGATAATGCATTGGCATTGTCTAGACCAGATATTCAATTAACAGGTAGAACATTATTAGGCCATTTTTCTGCAAAGGGTCAACAATTAGACGATCATTATTTTGGTATTATTCCGGTGAGAGTTATGAGCTTTATGCAAGATTTAGAAGAAGAGTGCATGCTTTTAGGAATTCCTGTAAAAACAAGGCATAATGAAGTTGCTCCAAATCAGTTTGAAGTCGCCCCAATTTTTGAAGAAGCAAATTTAGCAGTAGATCATAATTCTTTACTGATGGATGTTATGCAGAAAGTTGCAAAACGACATAATTTTAGAGTTCTTTTTCACGAAAAGCCATTTGCAGGAATTAACGGTTCTGGTAAACATAACAACTGGTCTTTATCATTAGATAATGGTACAAATTTGCTAAGTCCAGGTAAAACGCCGATGAAAAACCTACAATTTCTTACATTTTTTGTAAATACAATTAAAGCGGTTTACGAATATGAAGAACTGTTAAGAGCTTCTGTAGTATCTGCAGGAAATGATTTTAGGTTAGGAGCAAGTGAAGCGCCACCGCCAATAATTTCTGTATTTATAGGAAATCAATTATCGGCAGTTTTAGATGAATTAGAAAATGTTACTAAAGGTAAATTATCACCTCAAGAAAAAACAGATTTAAAATTAAATATCATTGGTAAAATTCCAGAGATTTTATTAGATAATACTGATAGAAATAGAACTTCTCCTTTTGCTTTTACTGGAAATAAATTTGAGTTTAGAGCAGTAGGTTCTTCTGCAAATTGTGCAGGACCAATGACTGTTTTAAATACAATTGTTGCAAAACAATTAAAAGAATTTAAAATTGAAGTAGATAAATTAATCGAAACAAAAAGTCTTAAAAAAGACGAAGCAGTCTTTAATGTTTTAAGAGAATATATTAAAGAGTCTAAAAAAATTAGATTTGATGGAGACGGTTACGGTGATGCTTGGGAAAAAGAAGCTGTAAAAAGAGGATTAAGTAATAATAAAAATACACCAGAGGCATTAAAAATTATTACTTCGGATAAAGTTGTAAGCTTATACGAAGAAATGGATGTAATGAGTAAAGTAGAAGTAGAGGCTCGTTACGAAATAAAATTAGAAGAGTACACCAAACGAATGCAAATAGAAAGCAGAGTTTTGGCAGATGTTGCAAGAAACCATGTTGTGCCAACAGCTATAATTTATCAGAATACATTATTAGAGAATACTAAGAATTTAAAAGAAATTTTTGGAGATGAGTTTAAAAAGATAGCCAAAGAGCAAGTAGAATTAATTATGGTAATTTCTAACCATATTACAGAAATTAATGCTTTGGTAATTAAAATGGAAGAACAAAGATCGAAAGCAAATAAGCAAAATGGGTTAAAATCTGCACAACAATATTGCAATAAAGTAAAACCTTTTTTCGAAGAAATTCGTTTTCATTGCGATCAATTAGAAACAATGGTAGATGATAATATTTGGCCTTTAACAAAATACAGAGAGCTGTTATTTACTAGATAA
- a CDS encoding AIR synthase related protein: MSKEVSKRYAQRGVSASKEDVHNAIKNIDKGLFPKAFCKIVPDYLTNDDDYCLIMHADGAGTKSSLAYMYWKETGDVSVWKGIAQDALIMNIDDLLCVGATDNIMLSSTIGRNKSKIPGEVLSAIINGTEELIEDLKKFGVTIHSTGGETADVGDLVRTIIVDSTVTARMKRTDVIDNANIKAGDVIVGLESFGQATYETEYNGGMGSNGLTSARHDVFHKYLAEKYPESFDAAVPEDLVYSGNTKLTDKVENSPIDAGKLVLSPTRTYAPIIKEILNNFSSDKVHGMIHCSGGAQTKILHFVDNLHIVKDNMFEIPPLFKLIQEQSKTDWKEMYQVFNCGHRMEVYVSPEIAENIIEISKSFNVDAKIVGRVEASETKKLTIKSEFGTFEY, translated from the coding sequence ATGAGTAAAGAAGTTTCTAAAAGATACGCACAAAGAGGTGTTTCTGCATCTAAAGAAGATGTACATAATGCTATTAAAAATATAGATAAAGGTTTGTTTCCGAAGGCATTTTGTAAAATTGTGCCAGATTATTTAACAAACGATGATGACTATTGCTTAATAATGCACGCAGATGGTGCTGGTACAAAATCTTCATTAGCATACATGTATTGGAAAGAAACTGGTGATGTTTCTGTTTGGAAAGGTATTGCTCAAGATGCATTAATAATGAATATCGACGATTTATTATGTGTTGGTGCTACAGATAATATTATGTTATCGTCTACTATTGGACGAAATAAAAGTAAAATTCCTGGTGAAGTTTTATCAGCAATTATAAATGGTACCGAAGAATTAATTGAAGATTTAAAGAAATTCGGAGTTACAATTCATTCTACAGGAGGAGAAACTGCAGATGTTGGAGATTTGGTGCGAACAATTATTGTAGATTCTACAGTAACTGCAAGAATGAAACGTACTGATGTAATTGACAATGCAAATATTAAAGCAGGTGATGTAATTGTTGGTTTAGAGTCTTTTGGACAAGCAACTTATGAAACTGAATATAATGGCGGAATGGGTTCTAACGGATTAACTTCTGCTAGACACGATGTTTTTCATAAATATTTAGCAGAAAAATATCCAGAAAGCTTTGACGCGGCTGTGCCAGAAGATTTAGTGTATTCTGGTAATACAAAATTAACAGATAAAGTAGAAAATTCTCCTATCGATGCAGGTAAATTAGTTTTATCTCCAACAAGAACATACGCGCCAATTATTAAAGAAATTTTAAATAATTTTTCTTCGGATAAAGTGCATGGTATGATTCATTGTTCTGGCGGAGCGCAAACTAAAATTTTACATTTTGTAGATAATTTACACATTGTAAAAGATAACATGTTCGAAATACCACCTTTGTTTAAATTGATACAAGAACAATCTAAAACAGATTGGAAAGAAATGTATCAAGTATTTAACTGTGGTCATAGAATGGAAGTGTATGTTTCTCCGGAAATTGCAGAAAATATTATAGAGATTTCTAAATCTTTTAATGTTGATGCTAAAATTGTAGGTAGAGTAGAAGCATCAGAAACTAAAAAACTGACAATAAAAAGTGAGTTTGGTACTTTTGAGTATTAA
- a CDS encoding glutamine synthetase beta-grasp domain-containing protein codes for MAKIKLEYIWLDGYYPTQNMRSKTKVEEHENFQGTVEELSNWSFDGSSTKQASGGDSDCLLKPVAIYPDPARINGYLVMTEVLNADGTPHVSNGRATIDDDDNDFWFGFEQEYFIMDTKTQLPLGFPIGGYPAPQGMYYCSVGGKNTHGRLLVEKHADLCIDAGLNFEGINQEVASGQWEFQLFAKGAKKAGDEIWIARYLLDRLTEQYGYYIDYHPKPLGKDMDWNGSGMHANFSNEVLRTCGSEEIYGKICEAFRPVVKEHIAVYGEFNDQRLTGDHETASINDFSWGISDRGASIRIPIITVEKGWKGWLEDRRPASNGDPYKIAGRIIKTVKSANIS; via the coding sequence ATGGCAAAAATTAAATTAGAATACATTTGGTTAGATGGTTATTACCCTACTCAGAACATGAGAAGTAAAACCAAAGTTGAAGAACATGAAAACTTTCAAGGAACAGTTGAAGAATTAAGTAATTGGTCTTTTGATGGTTCATCTACAAAACAAGCTTCTGGAGGTGACTCTGATTGTTTATTAAAGCCTGTTGCAATCTATCCAGATCCAGCGAGAATAAACGGTTATTTAGTTATGACTGAAGTTTTAAATGCAGACGGAACACCACACGTTTCTAATGGTAGAGCTACAATTGATGATGATGATAACGATTTCTGGTTTGGTTTCGAACAAGAATACTTTATTATGGATACGAAAACTCAATTACCTTTAGGTTTCCCTATTGGTGGTTATCCAGCTCCACAAGGAATGTATTACTGTTCTGTAGGTGGAAAAAATACTCACGGAAGACTTTTAGTTGAAAAACATGCAGATCTTTGTATTGATGCAGGTTTAAATTTTGAAGGTATCAATCAAGAAGTTGCATCTGGTCAATGGGAGTTCCAATTATTTGCTAAAGGAGCAAAAAAAGCAGGTGATGAAATCTGGATTGCGCGTTACTTATTAGATAGATTAACTGAACAATATGGTTACTATATCGATTATCATCCAAAACCATTAGGAAAAGATATGGATTGGAATGGTTCTGGTATGCACGCAAATTTCTCTAACGAAGTTTTAAGAACTTGTGGTTCTGAAGAAATTTATGGTAAAATCTGTGAAGCATTTAGACCAGTTGTAAAAGAACATATTGCTGTTTACGGTGAGTTTAACGACCAACGTTTAACTGGTGATCATGAAACTGCATCTATTAACGATTTCTCTTGGGGAATTTCTGATAGAGGAGCATCAATTAGAATACCAATTATTACAGTAGAAAAAGGATGGAAAGGATGGTTAGAAGACAGAAGACCTGCTTCTAATGGAGATCCATACAAAATTGCTGGTAGAATTATAAAGACTGTAAAGTCTGCAAACATTAGCTAA
- a CDS encoding PID-CTERM protein-sorting domain-containing protein — translation MTFIFVCVLYNRKQEMNLRFIIIFVVVLTVPFLGYSQMVPPPIPPPPPPGLPIDGFTGVLLAIGVAYGSKKLFKDSSS, via the coding sequence GTGACTTTTATATTCGTATGTGTCTTATATAATAGAAAGCAAGAAATGAATTTAAGATTTATAATAATATTTGTAGTGGTTTTGACGGTTCCTTTTTTAGGTTACAGTCAAATGGTTCCACCTCCAATTCCACCGCCACCGCCACCAGGTCTTCCAATAGATGGTTTTACAGGTGTCTTATTGGCTATAGGTGTAGCTTATGGTTCAAAAAAATTATTTAAAGATAGTAGTAGTTAG
- the prmA gene encoding 50S ribosomal protein L11 methyltransferase, whose product MDNIYIEYNFTVSPKEPATEILIAELGNVGFESFVENENGVTAYIQKSEWNLEILESIFVLNSDEFSIEYSKNEVEQTNWNAEWEKNFTPIKVDDLVSIRAPFHENPNLKYDIVIEPKMSFGTGHHETTHMMVQHLINLDLEGKSVLDMGCGTGILAIFAEMKGASKLEAIDIDNWCYENSLENVARNNCKNIAVFEGDSSLLINKKFDVIIANINRNILLMDMKIYTECLNENGVLLLSGFYEDDIPVIDAEVSKYNLKLETFIKRNDWVALKYNK is encoded by the coding sequence ATGGATAACATATATATAGAGTATAATTTTACTGTTTCACCAAAAGAACCAGCAACAGAGATTTTAATAGCAGAGTTAGGAAACGTTGGTTTTGAAAGTTTTGTAGAAAATGAAAACGGAGTAACAGCTTATATTCAGAAAAGCGAATGGAATTTAGAAATTCTAGAATCTATTTTTGTCTTAAATTCTGATGAGTTTTCTATAGAATATTCAAAAAATGAAGTAGAACAAACCAACTGGAATGCAGAATGGGAAAAAAACTTTACACCAATCAAAGTAGATGATTTAGTTAGTATTCGTGCACCTTTTCATGAAAACCCTAATTTAAAATATGATATTGTTATAGAGCCAAAAATGAGTTTTGGTACAGGTCATCATGAAACTACACATATGATGGTACAACATTTAATAAATTTAGATTTAGAAGGTAAATCTGTTCTAGATATGGGATGCGGTACAGGTATTTTAGCAATTTTTGCAGAAATGAAAGGAGCTTCTAAATTAGAAGCTATAGATATAGATAATTGGTGCTACGAAAATTCATTAGAAAACGTAGCTAGAAATAATTGTAAGAATATTGCTGTTTTTGAGGGAGATTCATCATTATTAATTAATAAAAAATTCGATGTAATTATTGCGAACATTAATAGAAATATCTTATTAATGGATATGAAAATCTATACAGAATGTTTAAATGAAAACGGCGTTTTGTTATTAAGCGGGTTCTATGAAGATGATATTCCTGTTATAGATGCAGAAGTTTCTAAATACAATTTAAAGCTAGAGACTTTTATTAAGAGAAACGATTGGGTGGCGTTAAAGTACAATAAATAA